In Rhopalosiphum padi isolate XX-2018 chromosome 3, ASM2088224v1, whole genome shotgun sequence, the genomic stretch CCGCGACGCCAGCGCCAGCGACGGTTCGGTCTTGTCCGCGAAAACGGCGGCGCTGCGCTCCACGAACGTCTTCTCAACGTCCCGGTCGAGGAGTGCGGCCGGCCGCAGCCGCAGGCGCTCCCGCAGTTCCGGCGCCGGCCAGCCGCTCTCGTCGCCGCGGCGGTGGACGAAATCGTTGGCGCACAACCGGGCCAGCGATTTCCGCACCAGTTTGCAGTACGGCGCGTGGAACACGAACGAATCGAACCGGTCGAGGCCGCCGCGGACGTCATCGCCGCCGTCGCGGCACTTGCTCAGGTACGACTCGTAGCACCGGTCCAGCGCGTTCAGGTAACACTCGACGGACAGCTTGCCGTCCACCACCGGGTACTCGGAGCACATGTCGGGCTTGTAGAAATCGTACGCGTGGTTCATGTACGTGCCCCGCAGGCCCCGGTCGACCACCAGCGCGGCGTCCGGGCCGATCAACATGGCCACGGCGCCGGCGCCGCCCGTCGGACGCGCGCCGCCCTCCGCGTACACCGCGATGTCGGCGGCCACCACCACGGCCAGCCTGCCGTCCCACGCGCTCGACTCCGTCCACGCCAGGGCGTTGAACAGGGCCGCGGTGCCGCCGTAACAGGCGTTGGTCGTGTCGATTCCCTCCACCTGGAAATTGCCGGTGGCCTCGAACAGCTTCATCAAAACGGTTTTCGCGCTTTTCGACTTGTCCACTATGGTCTCGGTGCCCACCTCCAGCCGGCCTATGTCCGAATAGCTGAGCCCGTTGTTCTCCACCAGCTGGCTGACCGCCGTCAGGCACAGCGAGTTCACGTCTTCGAGGTCCGTGCAGAATCCCATTTGCTTTTGGCCCAGACCGACGGTGTATTTTCCTTCGGACACTCGGTCGTATCGTTCCAAATCGGTTTGATCGACGTACAACGACGGTATGACGACGTGGATAGCGCGTATCCCGACATCTTTTGGCCAACGGTCCATCGCGGTGAAAAAGTAAAACCGCTTAGAATATCGCGATTTACCTGccgattaaaacaaaacaagaaTAAACTTTAACGAGGCCAATCTGCACTACGAACACTGCAGTTCGCgcttatttaacaaaaaataaaaccgcTTTAAggagattttaatataatacatacacaattattataggtacacgtaTTTCAAAACCATTGCGTACAATATAATGAACAATGATAGATTTCaatttgtaagtaaaaaaaGCAAACATCttgctattattaatatttaaaatattctaaacgtaagtacacacaacacacacacacacacacacacacaatatagcTATAGAAAGTAGAAATGTGTTTCTTTTCTcatgtaaaatatagtttataataattttgaatggaTATAACATTTACAACCATAGTCCATAATAACCAAGGTGTATGTATTATAGATTcagaatagataatatatttcaattgttGAAATATACGATCACAATACATTAAaccttagataatattattcactattctcgattttaaacttatacaaaacttaactttttaaataaatacgtatataaaatataaatatatatacgtatttaaataatatattatttaatgaatgttactttacttaattttattttaacttatatttatgtaaacgcaaaaagaatatattatttaaaaatgaacagaaaataattataaaaagtgtttgataaatattgaaaaaaataaatatgtatgtagacatttttaaatacttttatcagtatttagacaattaatataaacattaaataaaacaataacaaaaatatatcgaGTAATTTTAGAAAGTTATAACGTCAATAAGTGTACAAGGTGGTActcaatcaaaaaaataatgaataccagaatacctaataattatctaacacattttttagtaaaaaaaaatataagaataagtattaaaaatgacCATACATAAGTC encodes the following:
- the LOC132927235 gene encoding hydroxymethylglutaryl-CoA synthase 1-like; the encoded protein is MDRWPKDVGIRAIHVVIPSLYVDQTDLERYDRVSEGKYTVGLGQKQMGFCTDLEDVNSLCLTAVSQLVENNGLSYSDIGRLEVGTETIVDKSKSAKTVLMKLFEATGNFQVEGIDTTNACYGGTAALFNALAWTESSAWDGRLAVVVAADIAVYAEGGARPTGGAGAVAMLIGPDAALVVDRGLRGTYMNHAYDFYKPDMCSEYPVVDGKLSVECYLNALDRCYESYLSKCRDGGDDVRGGLDRFDSFVFHAPYCKLVRKSLARLCANDFVHRRGDESGWPAPELRERLRLRPAALLDRDVEKTFVERSAAVFADKTEPSLALASRVGNTYTASVYGGLASYLMSVPPERLAGKKIGVFSYGSGLASSMYSVRVVDNNGLSVLIGNLKKGFDRLGQRTRLTPEQFADVLDVRQKCLHRAPYVPTGDRDRLFPGTWYLSRIDEMRRRYYERKE